ACCAATGCGATCACCCCTCCGCCGAGCTCATCTATCAAACCGTTAAAAAGCGTTATCCGGCCGTTTCCTTGGCCACGGTCTATAAGACCCTCGAAACCTTGGTCGAAACCGGCGAGATCCGGGTGGCCATCGTCATCCAAGGCCGAACCCGCTACGACACCCGGATGGACCGCCACCATCATTTTCTCTGCTCGGTCTGCGGCCACGTGCAGGATATCGAGATGAAGCTCGATTGCCTCAATAGCTGCATGCCCGACGCGATGGAGGGCAAGGGCCGGGTCCTGCGCAGCGAAGTGATCTTCCACGGCGTTTGTAGCGCCTGCGACGCTAGCAACGGCTCGGCGCCGTCAAGCTCCTGCCTGTCCTCATGAGCCTTCCCTTCCAAGTCAAATGTCCCCAATGCCATCAGCTGGCGAACTACGAGGGCAACCCCTTTCGCCCCTTTTGCAGCGAGCGTTGCCGCAGGATCGACCTCGGCGTTTGGGCCTCCGAGGGTTATGTCATCTCCGGCAAGGGTCAGGAGGTGGAGGAAAGCAATGTTTCGAGCAAAGATTCCTCCGATGAGCCTCCGACTAAAATTTAGTGTGCAGCCTTAGCCTTTTCGGCTAAAAAAGCTGCGGCTCGAAATCCGGAGGTCCATTCATGCGGCACCCTGCTCATACTTTGCTCAAGGTCTCTTTTTTGGCTTTGGTCCTGACGACCGTCGGCTGCGATGTCGGGGCGATCAAGCAAAAGATCGAAGCTTTCAAGAATCGTGGCAAGAAGCCGGCGCCGGTCGTCGCGCCGACTCCTCCGGTGCCCCCGACTCCACCCACGCCGCCGGCCCCGCCGGTCGCGCCTCCGGCCACTCCGGCCGAGACCCAGCCGACCGCGCCCGAAACCGCGCCCTCGACGCCCACCGGCCCTGGCGACGACGCCAGCCTGATCGAAAAGATCAACGGCTACATCGCCTGCTCCAACCGCA
This window of the bacterium genome carries:
- a CDS encoding transcriptional repressor encodes the protein MKMSLLEEKLRQKCLKITPQRLEILRAIQQHQCDHPSAELIYQTVKKRYPAVSLATVYKTLETLVETGEIRVAIVIQGRTRYDTRMDRHHHFLCSVCGHVQDIEMKLDCLNSCMPDAMEGKGRVLRSEVIFHGVCSACDASNGSAPSSSCLSS
- a CDS encoding DNA gyrase inhibitor YacG; translation: MSLPFQVKCPQCHQLANYEGNPFRPFCSERCRRIDLGVWASEGYVISGKGQEVEESNVSSKDSSDEPPTKI